From a region of the Candidatus Brocadia sp. genome:
- a CDS encoding cysteine hydrolase, giving the protein MKKGKSHDKVRYAFLVCDMLNDFVKEGAALEVPRARTIIGNMKKELKKARKNRIPVIYCCDAHKNSDPEFNLWPRHAVRGTDGALVIEQLRPQKRDYRVQKTSYSCFYKTSLDRILKKLGITHVIITGVVTNICVLYTAADAYMRGYKIVVPDHCVAALTIREHQFALQQMKRIFHANVISVL; this is encoded by the coding sequence ATGAAAAAAGGAAAATCGCATGACAAAGTGCGGTATGCGTTTCTTGTCTGTGATATGTTAAATGATTTTGTCAAAGAAGGTGCCGCCCTTGAAGTGCCCAGGGCAAGAACCATCATCGGGAACATGAAAAAAGAACTGAAAAAGGCAAGAAAGAACCGCATTCCCGTTATCTATTGCTGCGATGCACACAAAAATAGTGACCCTGAATTTAACCTATGGCCACGGCATGCGGTAAGGGGCACGGATGGCGCACTGGTTATTGAACAACTCAGGCCACAGAAACGAGATTACAGAGTTCAGAAAACCAGCTATTCCTGTTTCTATAAAACATCTCTGGATAGGATATTAAAAAAATTAGGAATAACCCATGTAATCATAACCGGGGTTGTTACCAATATCTGTGTATTATACACTGCAGCGGATGCCTATATGAGGGGGTATAAAATTGTCGTGCCTGATCATTGTGTCGCAGCGCTTACCATACGAGAGCACCAATTTGCCCTCCAACAGATGAAGCGTATCTTCCATGCGAATGTTATCTCAGTCTTATGA
- a CDS encoding cytochrome c → MKLFRLSYIIPVVAGLGLSLGSSAWALTHHTPGDTTKSPYTIFAGLGFAVQESCYYCHGNGGKGTAKGHEYGVPDFTDPAFQSSKTDEGLVKHINAGKGKCPGYQGKMSPEMIEKMVEIVRNFGTK, encoded by the coding sequence ATGAAATTGTTCCGTTTATCGTATATTATACCTGTTGTTGCAGGATTGGGACTTTCTTTAGGAAGCTCTGCCTGGGCGTTAACGCATCATACTCCAGGCGACACAACCAAAAGCCCCTATACCATTTTTGCCGGCCTTGGTTTTGCAGTACAGGAGAGCTGTTATTACTGCCACGGAAATGGTGGCAAGGGCACTGCCAAAGGACATGAATATGGAGTACCTGATTTTACTGATCCAGCATTCCAGAGCTCAAAAACGGATGAAGGACTGGTAAAACATATTAATGCAGGAAAAGGGAAATGCCCCGGCTATCAGGGAAAAATGTCTCCAGAAATGATTGAGAAGATGGTGGAGATTGTAAGGAATTTTGGTACAAAATAA
- a CDS encoding cytochrome c, whose translation MRLKKGIFAGTITLFIAAVSSVSYGQASQGELCKKMWDNFQTMRAMTGLSAASEGDFAKFSAAAKSITADTETSKSKFETDKNYNVLNDEVLYHSNEIDKAAANKDLEEIQVQFRRLTIACRNCHKIYRSELKLVP comes from the coding sequence ATGAGGTTAAAAAAAGGTATTTTTGCAGGAACAATTACCTTGTTCATTGCGGCAGTGTCATCGGTTAGTTATGGACAGGCAAGCCAAGGAGAGCTATGCAAAAAAATGTGGGACAACTTTCAGACAATGAGGGCAATGACCGGACTATCTGCAGCTAGCGAAGGTGATTTTGCCAAATTTTCGGCAGCAGCAAAGTCAATTACCGCAGATACAGAGACTTCCAAGAGCAAATTCGAAACGGATAAAAATTATAACGTATTGAATGACGAGGTACTTTACCATTCAAACGAGATTGATAAAGCAGCGGCAAACAAAGATTTGGAAGAAATCCAGGTACAATTCAGAAGGTTAACCATCGCCTGCAGGAATTGTCATAAAATTTATAGGTCAGAACTAAAGCTTGTTCCGTAA